One window of Flavobacteriales bacterium genomic DNA carries:
- a CDS encoding amidohydrolase — translation MIIDVHTHINNYHEDRVASLEECLDRLVAAMAENKVGYSLVLTSYKVNEHRPSTKKVVEAIKDRKNLGVVAGISYLHYDHNDLREIGDYLRAGLIKGLKLYPGYEPFYPSDTRMRVIYEMATEFDVPVMFHSGDTYAPTGRVKYSHPLHIDDVAVDHPDMKIVICHVGNPWIKDCMEVVYKNNNVYADFSGLVLGDFSDKFEKFMKKELEEMITYAGNPRYLLYGTDWPISNMGSYLNFIKQLDLPEDRKEMILWKNAAELFKIDVGAL, via the coding sequence ATGATCATCGACGTACACACCCACATCAACAATTACCACGAGGACCGCGTGGCCTCCTTGGAAGAATGCCTGGACCGCCTTGTCGCCGCCATGGCCGAGAACAAGGTGGGCTATTCCTTGGTGCTTACCTCGTACAAAGTGAACGAGCACCGCCCCAGCACGAAGAAGGTCGTGGAGGCCATCAAAGACCGGAAGAACCTTGGCGTGGTGGCGGGCATCAGCTACCTGCACTACGACCACAACGACCTGCGCGAGATCGGTGACTACCTCCGTGCGGGCCTCATCAAGGGCCTCAAGCTCTATCCGGGGTACGAGCCCTTTTACCCGAGTGACACACGTATGCGCGTCATCTACGAGATGGCCACCGAATTCGACGTACCGGTCATGTTCCATTCCGGCGATACCTATGCACCCACGGGGAGGGTGAAGTATTCGCACCCGCTCCACATCGACGATGTAGCCGTGGATCATCCCGACATGAAGATCGTGATCTGCCACGTGGGCAACCCCTGGATCAAGGACTGCATGGAAGTGGTGTACAAGAACAACAACGTCTACGCCGATTTCTCCGGCCTCGTGCTCGGTGACTTCAGCGACAAGTTCGAGAAGTTCATGAAGAAGGAACTGGAGGAGATGATCACCTATGCAGGCAACCCGCGCTACTTGCTTTACGGCACGGACTGGCCCATCTCCAACATGGGTTCCTACCTCAACTTCATCAAGCAGCTGGACCTGCCGGAAGACCGCAAGGAGATGATCCTGTGGAAGAACGCGGCGGAGTTGTTCAAGATCGATGTTGGGGCGTTGTAG
- a CDS encoding SRPBCC family protein, with protein MDTYGKITAPNTIRFERLLPGPIERVWAYLTESEKRSKWLASGAMDLHVGGKTELFWLHSTLDAAPSETPEKYAQGHKMVAKITRCEPPNLLGFSWGARAEAMSEVVFELSEMGKDVLLILTHHRLPDRKDLLGVSGGWHSHLDILVEHLNGRTAPAFWAMHDVLNAEYVVRLKES; from the coding sequence ATGGATACCTACGGAAAGATCACAGCACCGAATACCATCCGCTTCGAACGTCTGCTGCCCGGCCCGATCGAGCGCGTTTGGGCCTACCTGACCGAATCGGAGAAGCGCAGCAAATGGTTGGCCAGCGGGGCCATGGACCTGCACGTCGGCGGCAAGACGGAACTGTTCTGGCTGCACAGCACTTTGGATGCAGCCCCCAGCGAAACGCCGGAGAAGTATGCCCAAGGCCACAAAATGGTGGCCAAGATCACACGCTGCGAGCCGCCCAACTTACTGGGTTTCTCATGGGGTGCGCGAGCGGAAGCCATGTCGGAGGTGGTTTTTGAGCTATCGGAAATGGGCAAGGATGTGCTGCTGATACTCACGCATCATCGCCTCCCGGATCGCAAGGACCTGCTTGGTGTTTCAGGCGGTTGGCATTCGCATCTCGACATCTTGGTGGAGCATTTGAACGGACGGACGGCACCGGCATTCTGGGCTATGCATGATGTGCTGAATGCGGAGTATGTGGTGCGGCTGAAGGAAAGTTGA
- a CDS encoding DUF433 domain-containing protein has product MDRQPYITSDKTVLRGKPVIKGTRISVELVLELMENGWTETMILESYPHLKKIQLRAVYALKARA; this is encoded by the coding sequence ATGGATCGGCAGCCTTATATCACCAGCGATAAAACTGTTCTTCGCGGAAAGCCCGTGATCAAGGGAACACGGATTTCCGTGGAGTTGGTGCTCGAACTAATGGAGAACGGTTGGACGGAAACGATGATCTTGGAGAGCTACCCCCACTTGAAAAAGATCCAGTTACGGGCGGTGTATGCCTTGAAAGCTCGTGCATGA
- a CDS encoding aldehyde dehydrogenase family protein, with amino-acid sequence MAKTATKPSSTSAKVEKPSLNGHATNGSATKTERLPVMKTYKIFIGGKFPRTESGRYYQPKGADGKPLANICRGSRKDIRESVVAARKAMGDWSNRSAFNRGQILYRIGEMLEGRSAQFVHELMLQGATKKQAEAEVSAAIDCWIYYAGWCDKYQAIFSSVNPTNSSHFNFSVYEPTGVVGLMAPGTSGLIGLVSTVAPIIAGGNTAVVVASEEHPLPAVTFAEVLATSDLPGGVVNLITGLRSELLKPLVTHMDINAVVCADPTKEEKQMLDTEAATNMKRLVVPKLKDWMQEESRAPYMILDTQEVKTTWHPIERGQGGGGGY; translated from the coding sequence ATGGCCAAGACCGCGACCAAGCCTTCCTCCACCTCAGCCAAGGTTGAAAAGCCTTCCCTAAACGGCCACGCCACCAACGGCAGCGCCACCAAAACGGAGCGTTTGCCCGTTATGAAGACCTACAAGATCTTCATCGGCGGCAAGTTCCCGCGCACCGAGAGCGGTCGCTATTACCAGCCCAAAGGCGCTGACGGCAAGCCGTTGGCGAACATCTGCCGGGGAAGTCGCAAAGACATCCGTGAAAGCGTCGTCGCGGCGCGGAAAGCCATGGGTGATTGGTCCAACCGGAGTGCGTTCAACAGAGGGCAGATCCTCTACCGCATCGGCGAAATGCTTGAAGGCCGCAGCGCACAGTTCGTGCATGAACTGATGTTGCAAGGTGCCACGAAGAAGCAAGCAGAAGCCGAAGTGAGCGCCGCCATCGATTGCTGGATCTACTACGCCGGCTGGTGCGACAAGTATCAGGCGATCTTCAGCAGTGTGAACCCCACCAACAGCTCGCACTTTAACTTCAGCGTGTACGAGCCCACCGGCGTGGTGGGCCTGATGGCGCCGGGAACTTCCGGCCTCATCGGCTTGGTGAGCACCGTGGCACCGATCATCGCAGGCGGCAACACCGCGGTGGTAGTGGCCAGCGAAGAGCATCCGTTACCCGCCGTCACCTTCGCGGAAGTGCTGGCCACCAGCGATCTCCCCGGCGGCGTGGTGAATCTCATCACCGGCCTACGCAGCGAACTGCTCAAGCCGCTGGTGACGCACATGGACATCAATGCCGTGGTATGTGCGGACCCCACGAAGGAGGAGAAGCAGATGTTGGATACCGAAGCCGCCACGAACATGAAGCGTTTGGTGGTGCCAAAGCTGAAGGACTGGATGCAGGAGGAAAGCCGCGCGCCCTACATGATCCTCGACACGCAGGAGGTGAAGACCACCTGGCATCCGATCGAGCGCGGGCAAGGTGGAGGAGGAGGGTACTAA
- a CDS encoding Crp/Fnr family transcriptional regulator: MAAAETKLWYLEQMNILQGMSMEEMHRVMERTRMTGAVKDQQIFFADQPSNAIYFLKKGRVKIATTSEEGKEIVKAVLFPGEVFGELAIAGEEKRHDRAVALDDDVVICSMDLADAQLMLGRDPRLHMAFTRLIGQRMIGLERRLENLVFKDSRSRIIALLRNMATAHGRKVGDEVQLDHSLTHQDIADLTATSRQTVTTVLSDLQKQDLVHMERGSILIRNLDHLK; encoded by the coding sequence ATGGCGGCCGCTGAAACCAAGCTCTGGTACCTGGAACAGATGAACATCCTGCAGGGCATGTCCATGGAGGAAATGCACCGCGTGATGGAACGGACGCGGATGACCGGTGCCGTGAAGGACCAGCAGATCTTCTTCGCCGATCAGCCCAGCAACGCGATCTACTTCCTGAAAAAGGGCCGCGTGAAGATCGCAACCACCAGCGAGGAAGGAAAGGAGATCGTGAAGGCGGTGCTGTTCCCCGGTGAGGTCTTCGGCGAGTTGGCGATCGCGGGTGAGGAAAAGCGCCATGACCGCGCCGTTGCGTTGGACGATGATGTGGTCATCTGCTCCATGGACTTGGCCGATGCGCAGTTGATGCTGGGCCGCGACCCGCGCCTTCACATGGCCTTCACCCGCCTCATCGGCCAACGCATGATCGGTCTGGAAAGACGGTTGGAGAACCTGGTCTTCAAAGATTCACGCTCGCGCATCATCGCCTTGTTGCGCAACATGGCAACGGCGCACGGCCGCAAGGTCGGCGACGAGGTGCAGCTCGACCATTCTCTGACCCACCAGGACATCGCGGACCTCACGGCCACGTCGCGTCAAACGGTGACCACCGTGCTCAGTGACCTGCAAAAGCAGGACTTGGTCCACATGGAGCGCGGGAGCATCTTGATCCGGAACCTCGATCATTTGAAGTGA
- a CDS encoding VOC family protein, protein MARHVTGIGGFFFRADDHKALASWYNKHFGINDEANGWIWQQDAGPTVFSPFKRDTDYFGNDKQQFMLNLRVQDMDGLVKKLEADGVRIDPKRMDADYGRFAWVYDPEGNKIELWEPK, encoded by the coding sequence ATGGCACGACACGTTACCGGAATAGGCGGATTCTTCTTCCGCGCAGACGACCACAAGGCACTCGCCAGCTGGTACAACAAACACTTCGGCATCAACGACGAAGCGAACGGCTGGATCTGGCAACAGGATGCCGGACCCACGGTGTTCTCGCCCTTCAAGCGGGATACCGACTATTTCGGAAACGACAAGCAGCAGTTCATGCTGAACCTACGCGTGCAGGACATGGATGGCCTGGTCAAGAAACTCGAGGCCGACGGCGTGCGCATCGACCCCAAGCGCATGGACGCGGACTACGGCCGCTTCGCGTGGGTGTATGATCCGGAAGGGAACAAGATCGAGTTGTGGGAGCCGAAGTGA
- the dinB gene encoding DNA polymerase IV — protein MSDQRTIVHLDLDSFFVSVERLKNPQLVGKPVLVGSDSDRGVVASCSYEARRFGVRSAMPMRTAKQLCPEAIILRGDSGAYMRKSDEVTEIIRERVPLFEKTSVDEFYVDLTGTERFFGALKLASELRQYIAKETGLPNSFGLSVNKTVSKVATNTAKPNGQREVERGTEKPFLAPMPIESIPGVGGKTAHLLRSMGVARIHTMQELPIDLMQRLLGEHGPVLWRKANGIDDSPVTAWHERKSISTERTFERDTIDMVKLRGLLTAMAESLAFQLRKGDKLTSCIAVKIRYADMNTHSRQLRIGYTACDHIILPTVHELFRTLYDRRQRIRLVGVRFSHLVGGGHQMDAFTDTQEAMSLYQAMDKVRKRFGDRMVMRAAGMAAKSIGRMDNPFDGQAPVLLANRRT, from the coding sequence ATGAGCGACCAACGCACCATCGTCCACCTCGACCTCGACAGCTTTTTCGTGAGCGTGGAGCGGCTGAAGAACCCGCAGCTGGTGGGCAAGCCCGTACTGGTGGGCTCCGACAGCGACCGCGGCGTGGTGGCCTCGTGCAGCTATGAGGCGCGGCGCTTCGGCGTGCGCAGCGCCATGCCTATGCGCACGGCCAAGCAACTCTGTCCGGAGGCCATCATCCTGCGCGGCGACAGCGGTGCGTACATGCGGAAGAGCGACGAGGTCACCGAGATCATCCGCGAGCGCGTGCCGCTTTTCGAGAAGACCAGTGTGGATGAATTCTACGTGGACCTCACCGGCACCGAGCGCTTCTTCGGCGCGCTGAAACTCGCCAGCGAACTCAGGCAATACATCGCCAAGGAGACCGGCCTGCCCAACAGCTTCGGGCTGAGCGTGAACAAGACGGTGAGCAAGGTGGCCACCAACACCGCCAAGCCCAACGGCCAGCGCGAGGTGGAACGCGGCACCGAAAAGCCCTTCCTCGCGCCGATGCCGATCGAGAGCATCCCCGGCGTGGGCGGCAAGACGGCGCACCTGCTGCGCAGCATGGGCGTGGCGCGCATCCACACCATGCAGGAGCTGCCGATCGACCTGATGCAACGCCTGCTGGGCGAGCACGGGCCGGTGCTGTGGCGCAAAGCGAACGGCATCGACGATAGCCCGGTGACCGCTTGGCACGAGCGCAAAAGCATCAGCACCGAACGCACCTTCGAGCGCGACACCATCGACATGGTGAAGCTGCGCGGACTGCTCACCGCCATGGCGGAAAGTCTCGCCTTCCAGCTGCGCAAGGGCGACAAGCTCACCAGCTGCATCGCCGTGAAGATCCGCTACGCCGACATGAACACGCACTCGCGCCAGCTCCGCATCGGCTACACCGCGTGCGACCACATCATCCTGCCCACGGTCCACGAGCTCTTCCGCACGCTGTACGACCGTCGCCAACGCATCCGCTTGGTAGGCGTGCGCTTCAGCCACCTCGTCGGCGGCGGCCACCAGATGGACGCCTTCACCGACACGCAAGAGGCCATGAGCCTCTACCAAGCCATGGACAAAGTGCGCAAGCGCTTCGGCGACCGCATGGTGATGCGTGCCGCCGGCATGGCCGCCAAAAGCATTGGAAGAATGGACAATCCGTTTGATGGGCAGGCCCCGGTGCTGCTGGCGAACCGGCGGACGTAG
- a CDS encoding DUF5615 family PIN-like protein: MKLLIDENLSPGLAVAWQTVFPGTSHVYDIGLGNTDDLVIWEHAKVNGFAIITKDSDFEQRSFMQGAPPKVIWLRVGNRTTAFVNLLVLQYVDRITEFLDDQEATVLMLP, translated from the coding sequence GTGAAATTGTTGATCGACGAGAATTTGTCGCCCGGTCTTGCGGTGGCATGGCAGACTGTCTTTCCCGGTACGTCGCACGTCTATGACATCGGGCTTGGGAATACCGATGATCTCGTTATCTGGGAGCATGCCAAGGTGAACGGCTTTGCCATCATCACCAAGGATTCGGATTTTGAGCAGCGAAGTTTCATGCAAGGTGCACCGCCCAAGGTGATCTGGCTGCGGGTCGGTAATCGAACAACGGCATTCGTGAACTTGCTCGTGCTTCAATACGTTGATCGTATCACCGAATTCCTGGACGACCAGGAAGCTACCGTGCTCATGCTGCCGTGA
- a CDS encoding DUF433 domain-containing protein: MDYRDRITINPDRRSGKPCIKGTRMTVTDVLEYLASGMSHAEVLKDFPYITEEDIRACLSFAADRERMLRTIPPSL; the protein is encoded by the coding sequence ATGGACTACCGCGACCGTATTACCATCAATCCTGATCGGCGAAGCGGGAAACCCTGCATCAAGGGCACACGGATGACCGTTACGGATGTGTTGGAGTACTTGGCCTCGGGCATGTCACATGCGGAAGTGTTGAAGGACTTCCCATACATCACCGAAGAAGATATCCGCGCCTGTTTGTCCTTCGCCGCCGATCGTGAACGCATGTTGCGCACTATTCCTCCTTCCTTGTGA
- a CDS encoding SRPBCC domain-containing protein encodes MEQKDYISTFTVKATPHDVYDAITRVTEWWTENTEGKSTAVDDVFTVTFGDIHRTTQRIAEAKPGKRAVWHVTKCYLNFVKDTAEWEGTDIVFEIAPTKAGTRMTMTHVGLAGLECIDDCSKGWDYYIGSSLRKLISTGKGQPDASKSKKSKLK; translated from the coding sequence ATGGAACAGAAGGACTACATCAGCACCTTTACCGTGAAGGCCACGCCACATGACGTCTACGACGCCATAACACGTGTTACGGAATGGTGGACCGAGAACACTGAAGGGAAGTCGACGGCTGTCGATGATGTTTTCACTGTCACCTTCGGTGACATCCACAGGACCACACAACGCATCGCGGAAGCGAAACCAGGGAAGCGGGCCGTCTGGCATGTTACCAAGTGCTATTTGAACTTCGTGAAAGACACTGCGGAATGGGAAGGCACCGATATCGTCTTCGAGATCGCACCCACCAAGGCAGGCACCCGAATGACCATGACGCACGTGGGCCTTGCCGGATTGGAATGTATAGATGACTGCTCGAAGGGTTGGGACTACTACATTGGTTCGAGCCTTAGGAAGTTGATATCCACGGGGAAAGGACAGCCGGATGCGTCGAAAAGCAAGAAGAGTAAACTGAAATGA
- a CDS encoding aldehyde dehydrogenase family protein, with product MAKKKTIDWALAPAPESKDHFKLKEQYELFIGGKWVKPKSGKYFDTINPATEQKLARIAEANAADVDSAVKAARKAFEGPWGKMPASERAKYIFRIARLMQEKARELAVIETMDGGKAIRESRDIDIPLAAAHFFYYAGWADKIPYAFPGKQTSPLGVAGQVIPWNFPLLMASWKLAPALACGNTVVLKPAETTPLTALTLAEIIQEADLPEGVVNIVTGAGATGAAVVNHPDVNKVAFTGSTNVGKLIQRSTAGSGKKLTLELGGKAANIIFADATIDQAVEGIVNGIYFNQGHVLLRSSRLYVEEAVYDEVVRKLKHRMKSLVVGDPLDKNTDIGAINSKEQLGTINKYIKIGQEEGSDMYQPTCDLPGKGFWCRPTLFTNVAQSARISQEEIFGPVLAVQTFRTMDEVLQKANNTPYGLSAGVWTDKGSKIFNMTTKLRAGVIWANTFNKFDPTSPFGGYKESGYGREGGVHGLGTYLNLN from the coding sequence ATGGCAAAGAAGAAAACCATCGATTGGGCACTCGCCCCCGCTCCTGAAAGCAAGGACCACTTCAAACTGAAGGAGCAGTACGAACTCTTCATCGGCGGCAAGTGGGTGAAGCCCAAGAGCGGCAAATACTTCGACACCATCAACCCGGCCACCGAGCAGAAACTCGCGCGCATCGCCGAGGCCAACGCCGCCGATGTGGACTCTGCCGTGAAGGCCGCCCGCAAAGCCTTCGAAGGGCCATGGGGCAAAATGCCCGCCAGCGAACGCGCCAAGTACATCTTCCGCATCGCGCGGCTGATGCAGGAAAAGGCCCGCGAACTCGCCGTCATCGAGACCATGGACGGCGGCAAGGCCATCCGCGAAAGCCGCGACATCGACATCCCGCTCGCCGCCGCGCACTTCTTCTACTACGCCGGCTGGGCCGACAAAATTCCTTACGCCTTCCCCGGTAAGCAGACCAGCCCGCTCGGCGTGGCCGGCCAGGTGATCCCGTGGAACTTCCCGCTCCTGATGGCCTCGTGGAAACTCGCGCCAGCGTTGGCCTGCGGCAACACCGTGGTGCTGAAGCCCGCCGAGACCACACCGCTCACCGCGCTCACACTCGCCGAGATCATCCAAGAGGCCGATCTCCCCGAAGGCGTCGTCAACATCGTCACCGGCGCGGGGGCCACGGGCGCTGCGGTGGTGAACCATCCCGATGTCAACAAGGTCGCCTTCACCGGCAGCACCAACGTGGGCAAGCTCATCCAGCGCAGCACCGCCGGCAGCGGCAAAAAGCTCACGCTCGAGCTCGGCGGAAAAGCAGCCAACATCATCTTCGCCGACGCCACCATCGACCAGGCCGTGGAAGGCATCGTCAACGGCATCTACTTCAACCAAGGCCACGTGCTGCTGCGTAGCAGCCGCCTCTACGTGGAAGAAGCCGTGTACGACGAAGTGGTGCGCAAGCTCAAGCACCGCATGAAGAGCCTCGTTGTGGGCGACCCGCTGGACAAGAACACCGACATCGGCGCCATCAACAGCAAAGAGCAGCTCGGCACCATCAACAAGTACATCAAGATCGGCCAAGAAGAAGGCAGCGACATGTACCAGCCCACCTGCGACCTGCCCGGCAAAGGCTTCTGGTGCCGCCCCACGCTCTTCACCAACGTAGCCCAAAGCGCGCGCATCTCACAGGAAGAGATCTTCGGCCCCGTCCTCGCTGTGCAAACCTTCCGCACCATGGACGAAGTGCTGCAAAAGGCCAACAACACCCCCTACGGCCTCAGCGCCGGCGTGTGGACGGACAAAGGCAGCAAGATCTTCAACATGACCACCAAGCTCCGCGCCGGCGTCATCTGGGCCAACACCTTCAACAAGTTCGATCCGACTTCACCGTTCGGTGGGTATAAGGAAAGTGGGTATGGAAGAGAAGGTGGTGTGCATGGGTTGGGGACGTACTTGAATTTGAATTGA
- a CDS encoding winged helix-turn-helix transcriptional regulator, protein MMAAPQTLDRTLLALADPTRRAILQRLSKGEARVTEVALPFKMSLNAVSKHILVLERAKLVKRRKVGREHFLSYRAQPLDAAAKWMDDTRAFWGSRLDALERLLHEEDENTK, encoded by the coding sequence ATGATGGCCGCGCCTCAAACACTTGACCGAACACTTCTCGCGCTGGCCGACCCCACGCGCCGGGCGATCCTGCAGCGGCTATCCAAAGGGGAAGCTCGCGTAACGGAAGTAGCACTGCCGTTCAAGATGTCGCTGAACGCGGTGAGCAAGCACATCCTCGTGCTGGAACGAGCCAAGCTGGTGAAGCGACGCAAAGTGGGGCGTGAGCACTTCCTCAGCTACCGGGCGCAACCCTTGGACGCGGCCGCGAAATGGATGGACGATACGCGCGCTTTCTGGGGATCGCGATTGGACGCCTTGGAGCGCCTGCTCCACGAAGAAGATGAGAACACGAAATGA